A window of Methanothrix sp. genomic DNA:
TCGCAGACCTGTCCCTCCTGCGGACACGTTTCCAAGAGCAACCGTCCTGCCAGAGACGATTTTAGATGTGAGTCGTGCGGCTTCGCTGGGTTCGCTGACCACATCGCTGCGATCAATATCGCATCCAGGGCTGCTGTCAACCAGCCTATTGTAGCGGTGCATATGCATCAGTTACAAGCTCCGGTCTTCAGGCCGGAGTAGTTGACGAAGGCTCCTTTATCGTTTTGCCTGTAAGCTGCGTATCCGATCTGATAACAGCGGCGGAAGAGCGGGATCTTCTAGATCTGAGAAGCACAGCGCTGCGTTTCCTGGATCGCAGCGAGCTCCGCCCGCAGCTCTCCCATCTTTGCCACCCGCTCGGCGAACGCATTGTGTCTGTGTATGCTCTCCTCGTTTATCTGCTTCAGCGTGACGACCGCGTCATCTGGGAGATCGGTGAACGCTGCGACGACCCTCTGGGCCATCTCCCGGACGCAGTCCTCCACGAACATCGGGTTCATGTGTGCCCGCGATACGACAAGAGCCTCATCAGGGCGCTTCAGCAGGCCGTATACCTTCGAGGACATCGACTCCTCTATGATTCTTATTATGCGGTCTATGGAGACGCATTTCCTGTCGCTGACCTCTATCGATATGCTGCCGCGTCCACGCTGGTTGTGCGTTGCCACCGGAACCCTTGCCAGAAAGTCCTCGATCGCATCCGCACTGAGGCCGAGGTTGAGGAGATCCCTGCGCATCTGCTCCCTCACTATCTCCTGGGCGCAGGGGCATGCTGTGGTGCCGATGACCTCAGCGCCGACGAGCTTTCTGACGTGTGGATCGGGGAATGTCGTGGCCCTCGCCTCCGCGAAGATGTCAACCACCTCCTGGCAGTTCACCATCGTCGCAGGGGTCTGACGCTTCACTATGTACTCGCTCTTCATCTTCACCTCAGCCCTCGTCGCGTACTCATGCCGCTCGAGCAGACGCAGGGCGATCTTGCCGCAGAGCTCCTCTATCTCGTAAACAGGCCTCGAGATCTCCTCCTCCAGAACCTCATCGATGGCCTCGGTGTTCCTCGAGAGGTTCGCGCCCTTCCTGCTCGATGGGAGATCCACAAACACCTCGAAGTTCGATATGAGAACGATGGGCCTCTCACCGCTCCTCTCGACCTTCACGAGCTTCTTCACTCCCGTCACCCCGACCCTTGTGAGGTTGATCGGGTATGCGGGGTGACAGGCCTGAACGTCCGGCAGTCTGTCCAACACACTCCACCCTAATCCTCATCAAGGCCGAGCTCATCCATCAGCAGCAGGAGCCTGTCGACCTCCTCAAGAAGCTCATCGAGCATCTCCGAGATCCTGCAGTCCCTTTCGTTTATGCCATCAAGGATGGACTCAAGCTCTGCCCTAACATTCTCATCATAGCCTGTGAGCATTAGCTCACGAAGCTGCCTCTCGACATATTCTGAATCATGCATGTG
This region includes:
- the mptA gene encoding GTP cyclohydrolase MptA, translating into MDRLPDVQACHPAYPINLTRVGVTGVKKLVKVERSGERPIVLISNFEVFVDLPSSRKGANLSRNTEAIDEVLEEEISRPVYEIEELCGKIALRLLERHEYATRAEVKMKSEYIVKRQTPATMVNCQEVVDIFAEARATTFPDPHVRKLVGAEVIGTTACPCAQEIVREQMRRDLLNLGLSADAIEDFLARVPVATHNQRGRGSISIEVSDRKCVSIDRIIRIIEESMSSKVYGLLKRPDEALVVSRAHMNPMFVEDCVREMAQRVVAAFTDLPDDAVVTLKQINEESIHRHNAFAERVAKMGELRAELAAIQETQRCASQI